A portion of the Pagrus major chromosome 8, Pma_NU_1.0 genome contains these proteins:
- the bncr gene encoding protein Bouncer: protein MNMLQLLRVAVLLVYLLLPSLLCDNLLCYYSPILEHEITFELIVTECPPDELCFKADGRYGNHSALSARGCVPKKVCGQVKSLRLKGTVYTMTFNCCDSPYCNSCPGLDAKSLLITVTLVTVSVMTGSL, encoded by the coding sequence ATGAACATGTTGCAGCTGCTGCGTGTTGCTGTGCTGTTGGTTTACCTTCTCCTCCCCTCACTGCTCTGTGACAACCTGCTTTGCTACTACAGCCCCATCCTGGAGCATGAGATTACGTTCGAGCTCATTGTGACAGAATGCCCTCCTGACGAGCTGTGCTTCAAAGCAGATGGTCGCTATGGGAACCACAGCGCCCTGTCGGCCAGGGGCTGCGTGCCGAAGAAGGTCTGCGGCCAGGTGAAGAGCCTCAGACTCAAAGGAACCGTCTACACCATGACCTTCAACTGCTGTGATTCGCCGTACTGTAACTCCTGCCCAGGCCTCGACGCCAAATCCCTCCTCATCACTGTAACACTTGTGACTGTATCTGTGATGACTGGCAGCTTGTGA